A region from the Thermococcus sp. genome encodes:
- the purC gene encoding phosphoribosylaminoimidazolesuccinocarboxamide synthase, which produces MEVYEGKAKRVIPFDNGKAIMEFKDDATAFDGKKRARFRGKGWLNAQISAHLFRVLEENGVKTHFIGIAGDNRLIVERLKMYPLEIVVRNVVAGSLKKRLPLEDGTELSEPIVELYYKDDGLGDPMINHYHAKVLGVSEDELREMERIALRVNEILRKYFAKRGIILVDFKLEFGKNERGEIVLGDEISPDTCRFWDAKTGESLDKDVFRFNKGDLISTYERLYKRLTGETPSHR; this is translated from the coding sequence TTGGAGGTTTACGAGGGCAAGGCCAAGAGGGTAATCCCTTTCGACAACGGCAAGGCGATAATGGAGTTCAAGGACGATGCAACCGCCTTTGACGGGAAAAAAAGGGCCCGATTTAGAGGTAAGGGCTGGCTCAACGCCCAGATTAGTGCCCATCTCTTCAGGGTTCTGGAGGAGAACGGCGTAAAGACTCACTTCATAGGCATAGCCGGTGACAACAGACTCATCGTTGAGCGTCTCAAAATGTATCCTCTCGAGATTGTAGTGAGAAACGTCGTCGCTGGAAGTCTCAAAAAGCGCCTTCCCCTTGAGGATGGAACGGAGCTCAGTGAGCCGATAGTCGAGCTCTACTACAAGGACGACGGCCTCGGCGACCCGATGATAAATCACTATCACGCGAAGGTTCTGGGGGTAAGCGAAGACGAGCTCAGGGAGATGGAAAGGATAGCCCTCAGGGTGAACGAGATTCTCAGGAAGTACTTCGCCAAGCGCGGGATAATCCTAGTGGACTTCAAACTGGAGTTCGGAAAGAACGAGAGAGGCGAGATTGTCCTCGGAGACGAGATAAGCCCCGACACCTGCCGCTTCTGGGATGCAAAAACCGGTGAGAGCCTCGACAAGGACGTCTTCCGCTTCAACAAGGGCGACCTGATTTCAACCTACGAGAGGCTCTATAAGAGGCTCACGGGCGAAACTCCGAGTCATAGGTGA